In Eschrichtius robustus isolate mEscRob2 chromosome 11, mEscRob2.pri, whole genome shotgun sequence, the following proteins share a genomic window:
- the MISFA gene encoding LOW QUALITY PROTEIN: mitochondrial sheath formation-associated protein (The sequence of the model RefSeq protein was modified relative to this genomic sequence to represent the inferred CDS: substituted 1 base at 1 genomic stop codon), which yields MIVLGWMLFVGFSCYMGTFPEFIPPTLKWKERXAVQESKTHPRSWTLDEDLQLWVDVTLLTLIPKVTGADVTIGV from the exons ATGATTGTGCTTGGCTGGATGCTTTTTGTTGGATTTTCATGTTACATGGGCACATTTCCAGAGTTCATA cCTCCAACTCTGAAGTGGAAAGAGAGGTAGGCTGTTCAGGAGAGCAAGACACACCCGAGGAGCTGGACTTTGGATGAAGATCTGCAGCTGTGGGTGGACGTGACG CTACTCACTCTGATCCCCAAGGTCACAGGAGCTGATGTCACAATTGGTgtctga